Proteins from a single region of Desulfolutivibrio sulfoxidireducens:
- the thrB gene encoding homoserine kinase, with product MGGEKKRFDPANLPRVPPFVGTTTDEDCLSLVGMAGAGKSTLGRLVAERLGFAHLDTDRLIEATFGMPLQALLDARGLDEFLRLEEDVVSRLWLRRCVVSTGGSVVYGRRAVERLRRCGPVVFLEIDLSTFLARVGKAQDRGFARPGGKSLEEVFAERQPLYAAAADYRAQTGKMSPGRSAADIVRWMRARPAGDAKATI from the coding sequence ATGGGCGGTGAGAAGAAGCGTTTCGACCCGGCGAACCTGCCGCGGGTCCCCCCCTTTGTGGGCACCACGACGGACGAGGACTGTCTGAGCCTGGTGGGCATGGCCGGGGCCGGCAAGTCCACCCTCGGGCGTCTGGTGGCCGAGAGGCTGGGCTTTGCCCACCTGGACACGGACCGGCTCATCGAGGCCACCTTCGGCATGCCGTTGCAGGCCCTTTTGGACGCCAGGGGCCTGGACGAATTTCTGCGTCTGGAGGAGGATGTGGTCTCCAGACTGTGGCTGCGGCGGTGCGTGGTCTCCACAGGAGGCAGCGTGGTCTATGGCCGGCGGGCCGTGGAGCGCCTTCGCCGGTGCGGGCCGGTGGTTTTTTTGGAAATCGACCTGTCCACGTTTCTGGCCAGGGTCGGGAAGGCCCAGGACCGGGGGTTCGCCCGGCCCGGGGGCAAGTCCCTGGAGGAGGTTTTCGCCGAGCGCCAGCCCCTCTACGCGGCGGCGGCGGATTACCGGGCGCAAACCGGCAAAATGTCCCCCGGGCGAAGCGCCGCCGACATCGTCCGCTGGATGCGCGCGCGTCCGGCCGGGGACGCAAAGGCGACGATATGA
- a CDS encoding D-sedoheptulose 7-phosphate isomerase, whose translation MSGHVVEDILGYAREGCALRERFFAENAEQLARVARTMAVCLARGGKLLFCGNGGSAADAQHLAAEFVNRFQIERPPLPALALTTDSSILTAVGNDYGFERVFAKQVQALGVRGDVLTGISTSGNSPNVLEAMRAAREKGMITVGLAGQNGDIVPLSDFALLVPHATTALIQEIHIAAGHLLCKLVDYYLFEAVMELRPYLDEG comes from the coding sequence ATGTCCGGCCATGTGGTGGAAGACATTCTGGGCTACGCCCGGGAGGGGTGCGCCCTGCGGGAGCGTTTTTTCGCCGAAAACGCCGAGCAGTTGGCCCGGGTGGCCCGGACCATGGCCGTGTGCCTGGCCAGGGGCGGCAAGCTCCTTTTTTGCGGCAACGGCGGCAGCGCGGCCGACGCCCAGCACCTGGCCGCCGAATTCGTCAACCGCTTCCAGATCGAACGCCCGCCCCTGCCCGCCCTGGCCCTGACCACGGACTCCTCCATCCTCACCGCCGTGGGCAACGACTACGGCTTCGAGCGGGTCTTCGCCAAACAGGTCCAGGCCCTGGGGGTGCGCGGCGACGTCCTGACCGGCATCTCCACCTCCGGCAACAGCCCCAACGTCCTCGAGGCCATGCGCGCGGCCCGGGAAAAGGGCATGATCACCGTGGGACTGGCCGGGCAAAACGGCGACATCGTGCCCTTAAGCGACTTCGCCCTGCTCGTGCCCCACGCCACCACCGCGCTCATCCAGGAAATACATATCGCCGCCGGACATCTTCTCTGCAAGCTGGTTGATTATTATCTCTTCGAAGCGGTCATGGAACTGCGCCCCTATCTCGACGAGGGATAG
- the hemC gene encoding hydroxymethylbilane synthase yields MKNRIVIATRGSQLALWQANHVADRLRTAHPGLTTELMVIKTKGDKILDVPLAKVGGKGLFVKEIEEALVDGRADLAVHSMKDVPAEQPEGLVLGVVPEREELSDALLTRGETSLAALAPGSRLGTSSLRRKSQLLMRRRDLSIVDLRGNLDTRVGKLLRGDFAAIVVAGAGLNRLGLSAPARIPLTPPDFLPAAGQGALGIEYRANDADTAAKVAFLDHPDTRDAVAAERGFLVGLDGGCQVPISAWAVITGDTVTLTGMVSDVAGDRVVRETATGPRTEARAIGLALAETILAKGGKAILDELYAENP; encoded by the coding sequence ATGAAAAACCGCATCGTCATCGCCACCCGGGGCAGCCAACTGGCCCTGTGGCAGGCCAACCACGTGGCCGACCGGCTGCGCACGGCCCATCCCGGCCTGACCACCGAACTTATGGTCATCAAGACCAAGGGCGACAAGATCCTGGACGTGCCCCTGGCCAAGGTCGGAGGCAAGGGGCTTTTCGTCAAGGAGATCGAGGAGGCCCTTGTGGACGGCCGGGCCGACCTGGCCGTGCACAGCATGAAGGACGTGCCCGCCGAGCAGCCCGAGGGGCTTGTTCTGGGGGTGGTGCCCGAACGCGAGGAACTCTCCGACGCCCTCCTGACCCGGGGCGAGACCTCCCTGGCCGCCCTGGCCCCGGGTTCACGGCTGGGCACCAGCAGCCTGCGCCGCAAATCCCAACTGCTCATGCGCCGCCGGGACCTTTCCATCGTGGACCTGCGCGGCAATCTGGACACCCGGGTGGGGAAACTCCTGCGCGGGGACTTCGCGGCCATCGTGGTGGCCGGCGCGGGCCTAAACCGCCTGGGGCTTTCCGCTCCCGCGCGCATTCCGCTGACGCCGCCGGACTTTCTGCCGGCCGCCGGCCAGGGGGCCCTGGGCATCGAATACCGGGCCAACGACGCGGACACGGCGGCCAAGGTGGCCTTTCTGGACCATCCGGACACCCGGGACGCGGTCGCGGCCGAGCGCGGCTTCCTGGTCGGCCTGGACGGCGGCTGCCAGGTGCCGATCTCGGCCTGGGCGGTGATTACCGGCGACACGGTGACGCTTACGGGCATGGTCTCGGACGTGGCCGGGGATCGCGTGGTGCGCGAGACGGCCACTGGCCCCCGGACCGAGGC
- a CDS encoding FmdB family zinc ribbon protein produces MPIYEYVCRACGETFEDIVSTDAPAPPCPKCKAQKTEKLLSRCRVGRSSADTGFTASAPKASSGGCAGCSGGNCSTCG; encoded by the coding sequence ATGCCCATTTACGAATACGTCTGCCGCGCCTGCGGGGAAACGTTCGAGGACATCGTGTCCACCGACGCGCCAGCCCCCCCCTGCCCCAAGTGCAAGGCCCAAAAGACCGAAAAACTTCTGTCCCGCTGCCGGGTGGGACGCTCCTCGGCGGACACCGGATTCACCGCCTCCGCGCCCAAGGCCTCCTCTGGCGGCTGCGCCGGATGCTCCGGCGGCAACTGCTCCACCTGCGGTTGA
- a CDS encoding YkgJ family cysteine cluster protein, producing the protein MTGPRRNALLARLSALYRRMDAAYDAVSGPLGFSCDGCATNCCTSYFQHHTYVEWLYLFQGLSALPDERRELYLERAARAVAATREALARGERPRVMCPVNDDGLCGLYAHRLMICRLHGVAHVLIGRAGVREFPGCPRCETLRAAHPGAGIMDRTVLYRELAAIEMELVGKKAARPPKVDATLAEMLVAGPPRV; encoded by the coding sequence ATGACCGGCCCACGCCGCAATGCCCTTCTGGCCCGCCTCTCGGCCCTGTACCGGCGCATGGACGCGGCCTACGATGCGGTCTCGGGACCGCTGGGGTTTTCCTGCGACGGGTGCGCCACGAACTGTTGCACGAGCTATTTCCAGCACCACACGTACGTCGAGTGGCTGTATCTGTTCCAGGGCCTGTCCGCCCTGCCCGACGAGCGGCGGGAGCTGTATCTGGAACGGGCGGCCCGGGCCGTGGCCGCGACCCGGGAGGCCCTGGCCCGGGGAGAGAGGCCCCGGGTCATGTGTCCGGTCAACGACGACGGTTTGTGCGGCCTGTACGCGCACCGGCTGATGATCTGCCGGTTGCACGGGGTGGCGCATGTGCTCATCGGCCGGGCCGGGGTTCGGGAGTTTCCCGGGTGTCCGCGCTGCGAGACGCTTCGGGCCGCGCATCCCGGGGCCGGGATCATGGACCGCACGGTGCTGTACCGGGAACTGGCGGCCATCGAGATGGAGCTTGTGGGCAAAAAGGCGGCCAGGCCGCCCAAGGTGGATGCGACCCTGGCCGAGATGCTGGTGGCCGGGCCGCCCCGGGTGTAG